From a single Kryptolebias marmoratus isolate JLee-2015 linkage group LG17, ASM164957v2, whole genome shotgun sequence genomic region:
- the LOC108247457 gene encoding hyaluronidase PH-20-like yields MASAFLSCVAFCIIGPVFSVIALPLTEPPLIRDHPFVAIWNAPTDVCTQLEIPLDTAAFQAVTTPAALPGQFLTIFYEDRLGLYPKVDMIKHQRYRGGVPQNGNLTEHLAKAQRQIDNYISQDSSPGLVVIDWESWRPLWDLNGGSKRIYQKLSIAHALQMAPFLTSKQISKLAKKQFEQAGRRFMEKTISLGIGKRPSRRWGFYLFPDCYNYGWKKPNYTGKCSKNTLKQNNKMMWLWQRSTALFPSVYLHKGLRNLPRAALFVRNRVQEALRVAALPKRPYMVPIYVYSRPLYRDQTEKFETKTDLVNTVGESAALGASGVVMWGGTKDYNNKAACQSLSEYLTSTFNPYIANVTAAAMLCSEVLCQGNGRCVRKDYDSSNYLHLNPASFDILRAGEKYVAVGLPSASDLNAWSENFTCQCYAGWQCSPRLQKPTRIKVISV; encoded by the exons ATGGCCTCAGCCTTCCTGTCCTGTGTCGCCTTCTGTATAATTGGTCCAGTCTTCTCAGTGATTGCATTACCACTTACCGAACCACCCCTGATCCGTGACCATCCTTTTGTGGCCATATGGAATGCTCCCACTGATGTATGTACACAGCTAGAAATCCCACTGGACACTGCTGCCTTCCAGGCAGTGACTACTCCCGCAGCTCTTCCAGGTCAGTTTCTAACCATCTTTTATGAAGACCGCCTTGGCCTTTACCCAAAAGTTGACATGATCAAGCACCAGCGCTACAGAGGCGGTGTCCCCCAAAATGGCAACCTGACAGAGCATCTTGCCAAGGCTCAACGACAAATAGATAACTACATCTCCCAAGATTCTTCTCCTGGGCTAGTTGTGATTGACTGGGAGTCCTGGCGTCCCCTGTGGGACCTGAACGGGGGATCCAAACGTATTTATCAGAAGTTGTCCATAGCTCATGCTCTGCAGATGGCTCCATTTTTGACATCAAAGCAAATTTCTAAATTAGCAAAGAAACAGTTTGAGCAAGCTGGGCGTCGCTTCATGGAGAAAACGATCAGCCTTGGCATTGGCAAGCGTCCAAGTCGTCGTTGGGGCTTTTACCTTTTTCCTGACTGCTACAACTATGGATGGAAAAAGCCCAACTACACAGGAAAGTGCTCCAAAAATACtctgaagcaaaacaacaagatgATGTGGCTGTGGCAACGAAGCACCGCTCTGTTTCCTTCTGTCTACCTCCACAAGGGTCTGAGGAACTTACCACGGGCCGCACTCTTTGTCCGTAATCGCGTTCAAGAGGCACTGAGGGTGGCAGCACTGCCTAAACGCCCCTACATGGTGCCTATCTATGTCTACTCACGACCCCTTTATCGGGATCAGACTGAAAAGTTTGAGACCAAG ACAGATCTTGTCAATACTGTTGGAGAATCTGCAGCTTTGGGAGCTTCTGGAGTTGTTATGTGGGGAGGAACTAAAGACTATAACAACAAG GCTGCCTGCCAGTCTCTGTCTGAGTACCTGACGTCCACTTTCAACCCATACATTGCCAATGTGACGGCTGCTGCCATGCTCTGCAGTGAGGTCTTATGCCAGGGAAATGGCCGCTGTGTGAGGAAGGACTATGACTCTTCTAACTATCTACATCTGAACCCTGCCTCCTTTGACATTCTTCGGGCTGGCGAGAAGTATGTTGCTGTTGGTCTTCCATCTGCCAGCGACCTCAACGCCTGGTCTGAAAACTTCACCTGTCAGTGCTACGCTGGGTGGCAGTGCTCTCCAAGGCTGCAAAAACCAACCAGAATTAAAGTAATCAGTGTTTAA